From a single Pseudomonas serboccidentalis genomic region:
- the mdcE gene encoding biotin-independent malonate decarboxylase subunit gamma: MSGYSVRGLNWFNALSAGAQAVEGLPPSLQVADGELGRFIAVVADPDNRFPRARNGEVGLLEGWGLAKAVDDAISADRDKAQKRPIIAIVDVPSQAYGRREEALGIHQALAGAADSYARARLAGHPVIALLVGKAMSGAFLAHGYQANRLIALRDPGVMVHAMGKASAARVTLRSVEELEALAASVPPMAYDIDSYASLGLLWETLSVQQIEQPTAEDLARVSECLKQAIGDITATDLSNRLGAKNREASSRVRELLRAQW; the protein is encoded by the coding sequence ATGAGCGGTTATTCCGTGCGCGGTTTGAACTGGTTCAACGCCTTGAGCGCGGGTGCGCAAGCGGTCGAAGGGCTGCCACCGTCGCTGCAGGTGGCCGATGGCGAGCTCGGGCGGTTTATCGCTGTGGTGGCTGACCCGGACAACCGTTTTCCACGCGCTCGCAACGGCGAAGTCGGGCTGCTCGAAGGTTGGGGTCTGGCCAAGGCTGTGGATGACGCGATCAGCGCTGACCGCGACAAAGCACAGAAGCGCCCGATCATCGCCATCGTCGATGTACCGAGCCAGGCTTATGGCCGCCGCGAAGAAGCGCTCGGCATTCATCAGGCTTTGGCCGGTGCGGCGGACAGCTATGCCCGCGCCCGGCTGGCGGGGCATCCGGTGATTGCGCTGCTGGTGGGTAAGGCGATGTCCGGGGCGTTTCTCGCTCACGGTTACCAGGCCAATCGCTTGATCGCTCTGCGCGACCCCGGCGTGATGGTGCATGCGATGGGTAAGGCTTCGGCGGCGCGGGTGACCTTGCGCAGCGTTGAAGAGCTGGAAGCACTGGCCGCCAGCGTGCCGCCGATGGCTTATGACATCGACAGTTATGCGAGTCTCGGGCTGCTATGGGAAACCTTGTCGGTGCAGCAGATCGAGCAGCCAACAGCGGAGGATCTGGCGCGGGTCAGCGAATGCCTGAAGCAAGCCATCGGCGATATCACCGCGACTGACTTGAGCAATCGTCTCGGCGCGAAAAATCGCGAAGCGTCCAGCCGCGTGCGCGAACTGCTGAGGGCGCAGTGGTGA
- a CDS encoding biotin-independent malonate decarboxylase subunit beta, which produces MTDSAALLNKHSFVELGARQRAKALLDAGSFRELLDPFQRVMSPWLERQGVVPQADDGVVIAKGSLDGVPVVIAAIEGAFQGGSLGEVGGAKIAGALELAAEDNRKGIPTRAVLLLETGGVRLQEANLGLAAIADIHAAIVDLQQYQPVVGVVAGSVGCFGGMSIAAALCSYLLVTQEARLGLNGPQVIEQEAGIEEYDSRDRPFIWSLTGGEQRFASGLVDRYVADDVAQIRQQVGELLQQGLPAQPRSQRAAWFLQRLASLNTDKQIEPSVVRDLYQGERS; this is translated from the coding sequence ATGACTGACAGCGCAGCGCTGCTCAACAAACACAGCTTCGTCGAACTCGGTGCGCGGCAACGGGCGAAAGCCTTGCTCGATGCCGGGTCCTTTCGTGAACTGCTCGACCCGTTTCAGCGCGTCATGTCGCCGTGGCTCGAACGCCAGGGTGTGGTGCCGCAAGCCGATGACGGCGTGGTGATCGCCAAGGGCAGCCTCGACGGTGTGCCGGTGGTGATCGCGGCGATTGAAGGCGCGTTCCAGGGCGGCAGCCTCGGCGAAGTCGGCGGGGCGAAGATTGCCGGCGCGCTGGAACTGGCCGCTGAAGACAACCGCAAGGGCATCCCGACCCGCGCCGTGTTGCTGCTGGAAACCGGTGGCGTGCGCTTGCAGGAAGCCAACCTCGGGCTGGCGGCGATTGCCGATATTCATGCGGCGATTGTCGATTTGCAGCAGTACCAACCGGTGGTCGGTGTGGTGGCGGGCAGCGTTGGCTGTTTCGGCGGCATGTCGATTGCCGCTGCGCTGTGCAGCTATTTGCTGGTGACCCAGGAAGCGCGCCTCGGCTTGAACGGCCCGCAGGTGATCGAGCAAGAAGCCGGGATCGAAGAATACGACTCACGAGATCGGCCCTTCATCTGGAGCCTGACCGGTGGCGAGCAACGTTTCGCCAGTGGTCTGGTGGATCGTTATGTCGCCGATGATGTGGCGCAGATTCGTCAACAGGTGGGCGAGTTGCTGCAACAGGGTTTGCCAGCACAGCCGCGCAGTCAGCGTGCCGCATGGTTCCTGCAACGTCTGGCGAGCCTGAACACTGACAAGCAAATCGAGCCTTCGGTGGTTCGCGATCTGTATCAAGGAGAGCGCTCATGA